Sequence from the Brevundimonas diminuta genome:
GTCGCCGTTCGCTGATCCCGTCGGCGCGTCAGGGTATGCCGCTGTGGCAGGACAAGCTGTTTATCTTCCTGATGCGCAACGCCGCCAATCCGACCGACTTCTTCCACATCCCGCCCGGCCGCGTGGTCGAGCTTGGCGCGCAGGTGGCGGTATGAGCACCGAGGGACGGGGCGGGCAGAGCTCGCAGGCGCGCGGGCGTCGCATGGCCACCAAGGGCCGCCCGCGCCCGGCCCCGGCCGAAGCCGCTCAAGGGCCGTCGCAGGACGATATCGGCGTGGAGGCCCGCGTCGTCGCCGGCATCCTGCTGAACGCCGCGCTGGAGAAGCGCAACGGATTGGACGAAGCCCTGTCTCAGCCCGCCGCCCGCGCGCTTGAGCCGATGGATCGCGCCTTCGCTCGCGCCGTCGCCATGGCGGCCCTGCGTCGTCTGGGCGAGATCGACCAGATCCTGGATCGCCGCCTGAAGAAGTCGCCGCCCGAGGCCGTGCGCACCCTGATGCGCATCGCACTGGCCCAGACCCTGGTGCTGGAAACGCCCGCCTTCGCCGCCGTCTCGACGGCGGTGAAACTGGCCGAGCGTGATCCAAAGACCCGGCCTTACAAGAACCTGGTCAACGCCGTGCTGCGCGGGGTTGGACGCGAAGGCCCCGGCCTGACCACGGCCGAAAGCAATCTGCCGGACTGGATCGCGGCGCGCTGGAAGGCGACCTATGGCGAGGCCGCCCTGGCGGGTCTGGCCTTGGCCGCGCGCGAAGAACCCGCGACCGATCTCAGCCTGAAGCCAGGCGTCGATCCCGCCGCGGTCGCCGCCGCTGTCGAGGGCGAAGCCTTGCCCGGGGGCACGGTTCGCACCGGCCGTCGCGGCGATGTGGCAGGCTGGCCCGGTTTCGAGGACGGCGACTGGTGGGTTCAGGACGCAGCCGCCGCCGTGCCGGGGCGTCTGCTGGACGTGAAATCGGGTGAGACGGCGCTCGACATGTGCGCCGCGCCTGGAGGCAAGACGCTGCAACTGGCGGCCGCCGGCGCGTCGGTCGTCGCGCTCGATCGTTCGGCCCCGCGTCTGAAACGCCTGACGCAAAACCTTGAGCGGACCGGCCTCACCACCGAGGTCGTCGCCGTGCCGGCCGAGGACTGGGAGGACGTCCGCACCTTCGACGCCGTTCTGCTGGATGCGCCCTGCACCGCGACGGGCACCTTCCGCCGCAATCCGGAGGTCTTGCGCGCCACCAAACCGGCAGAGGTCGCCAAGCTGGCCGACGTCCAGCACCGCCTGCTCGACGCCGCCGCCGAGCGTGTGAAGCCGGGCGGCCGTCTGGTCTACTGCACCTGCTCGCTGGAGCGCGAGGAGGGCGAGACCCAGATCATCGCCTTCCTGCGTCGCAACCCTGCCTTCCGCACCGTCGCCGCTGATCCGGCCGCCGTCGGCGCCCCGCCAGAGGCGCTGACGCCCGAAGGCTGGCTGCGCATGCTGCCCTCCATGTGGGCCGAACACGGCGGACTGGACGGCTTCTTCGCGGCCAGGCTGGAACGAGTGTCCTGAGCGGGAGCGCCTTGCTCCTGCCCGCAACCCGCCTTATCCGGAAGGCCATGGCCGTTACCCCTCTGATCTGCCCGTCGATCCTCGCCAGCGATTTCGCGCGGCTGGGTGAAGAAGTCCGCGCGCTGGAAGCGGCGGGCGCCGACTGGATTCACGTCGATGTGATGGACGGGCATTTCGTGCCGAACATCACGCTCGGCCCCGACATCGTGAAGGCGATCCGACCGCACACGACCCTGCCGTTTGACGTGCACCTGATGGTCGCGCCGGTCGATCCTTGGCTGGAGGCGTTCCGCGAGGCGGGCGCCGACATCCTGACCGTTCACCCTGAGAGCGGGCCGCACCTGCACCGCACCCTGGGTCGCATTCGCCAGCTGGGCGCCAAGGCCGGCATCGTGTTCAATCCGGCGACGCCGCTGTCGATCCTGGAAGAGGTGGTCGATCTGGTCGATCTGGTGCTGATCATGTCGGTCAACCCGGGCTTCGGCGGTCAGAAATTTATCGACAGTTCGTTGAAGAAGATCGCGGGCGCGCGGGCCATTCTCGACCGCGCCGGTTCGTCGGCTCACCTTCAGGTGGATGGCGGCGTGACCTCCGCCAACGCCGCAGCCTGCGTCGCCGCCGGCGCCGATGCGCTGGTCGCCGGCTCGTTCGTGTTCAAGGGCGATTACGCGACCAATATCGCCGCCCTGAAGGCTGCGCCGGCTGCTCAGAGCTTCGCGTGAGCCCGCTCGGCCCCTTCGCCCCGCGGGGCCAGGAAACGACGCTGGACGTCGCCTCGGGTCAGATTCCCGGCCTGCCTGGCGCGCCGGTGCGCACGCCGGTTCGATCGGGCGACACGACTGCCGGACCCGGCCTGTGGCCCGCCATCGCCGGACGGTTGGCGACGCGGCAGCTGTGGATCGAGCTTTACGGCCTGCCCGGTTACGGCCTGACGCTGGGGTCGCCGCTGGGCGGAGGCAAGGTGACGGCCTTCGCCGCCACGCCGCGCGATTTCCGCCCGCACGATCCGGCGCCGGGGCGCAATGTCCTGGCCGGGCGTTTCATGCTGGCCGGCGCCTCGATGGAGGTCGAGTCCCCGTCCGATCCGTGGAACCGGCCCAGTCCTTCGCGACCCTTTGCGGTCGAGCTTCACGCCTTCGCCTGGATGCCGGGGCTGATGGCCCAAGGCGACCGAGGCGCGCGCGAGGCGCTGCGTCTGACCCTGGCCTGGGCCGACGCCTTCGCACGATGGTCGCCCTTCGCCTGGGGACCGGAAATTCTGGCGCGGCGGGTCGTCAATCTGGCGTGCGGCGCACGGCGGATGGGCGCTGTTGCGACCGAGGCCGAGCGGCTGAAACTGGCCGACAGTCTAGCGCGCCAGACCCGACAACTGCTGCGTCCGCCCGGCGGTCTGGCCAGCCGGGCCGAGCGGTTGACGGCGGCGGCCATTGGCGGCTGCGTGCTGGCGGGTTCGCCAGGGCAGGCCTTGCGTCGCCGCGCGCTGTCGCGGCTGGACGGCGCCTTGAAGACGACGGTGCAGGCCGACGGCGGCCACGCCTCGCGCAGTCCTGAAGCGGGCCTCGAGCTGCTGCTCGACCTGCTGACGCTGGACGACGCCCTGTCGCAACTGTCCGAACCGACGCCCGAGAGCGTGTCGGCCGCCATTGCCCGGCTGACACAGGGCCTGCGCCTGCTGACCTTGCCCGACGGTCGGCTGGCCAGCTTCCAGGGCGGTGGCCCCTCCACGTTCGAACGCGTCGCGGCCGCCCGCGCCCACGATGACGAAGCGATGGCCAGAAGCGACGACGCGCCTGCAGCGACCGGTGCGGTCGCCGGCCTGACGCGCATCGCCAGCCCCCTGCTCACCATCATCGCCGACACCGCTCCGCCGGCGCGCGACGCCTGGGGGGCGGCCGCCTGCGCCCAGCCGCTGGCGCTGGAGATCGCCTGCGGCAAGGATCGTTTGGTGACCGGCTCGGGGTGGACGCCGGCCTCGACGGATCGCCAGGCCCTGCGCCTGACGCCCGCCCACTCTACCCTGACCCTGGGCGAGCGGTCGCTGAACGAACCGCTGGGCGGCTGGAAGGGCGACCTGTTGGGTCCGCGCCTGGTCGGACCGCCGATCCATGTGACCACCGACCTGCGCGACGGCGACGGCGCCGTCTGGCTGGAGATGGAACACGACGGCTGGAATGAGTTGTTCGGCCTGAACCATCAACGCCGGCTCTATCTGGACCAGCGGCTTGACGAGCTGCGGGCCGAAGAAAAACTCTTTCCCTCGCCATGCCGCAGGGAGATGGTGCGCCAGATCGCGGCCCCCTACGCCATCCGCTTCCATCTGGAGCCGGGGGTTCAGGCCTCTCTGGCGCGCGACCGACGCTCGATCCTGCTGCGGGGCGCCTCGGGCCGGGGCTGGTGGTTCAGGACCGATGGACCGGATGTGGCCATCGAGCCCAGCGTCCATATCGATGCCGGCCTGACCCGCCGTTCGCTGCAGATCGTGGTGCGCGGCTCGGCTCGCACCGACAGCGAGACAAAGATCCGCTGGAAGCTGAGCCCGGCCGGCGCGAGCGGCGATCCTATCTAAATCTCAGCTCGCGTAAGTTCGTAGCTCTGTCATGTTCCATGGCCAATGACACGCCAGCTCGCGATGAACCAATGAAGCTCCTTATTTCCGTTTCTTCAGCAATTTTCACTTTCGTCGGTCTCGCCGTCTTGGGCGCTGCCGCGCAGGCTCAGGAGCTCTCTGTTGATGATTGGGAGTATGGCGAGGATGCTGCAAGCAGGACCGCAGCCGCCATGGTGGAGTTCTCTGGAGGACAGGCTATTGTGATCCAGTGCCGTGCGGGAGCCCTAAGCGTTGTTCTGCTTGGCGTCCCTCAGACGACAGCAACATTTAGAACATTGGAATTGTACCGAGCCGATGGGCGGAGCGACGCGGGACGCTGGCAGGCCTCTTCCCCCAGTACGGCTTTTCGCAGCACTGCCGCCGCTCGCGACGCGCGCTTTTTTAAGGGCGGCGGAGTTCTGACGGTTCGTTCCCGCGAAGGTGATCCGGATCGCATGCGGATGGAGCTTGATCTTCCTACAGAGTCTAAAAACGTGGACAGGGTTTTGACAGCCTGTGATCGTCCCTTAATCGAACGTCGTGACACCATGCCACGGGTGGATGAAACGCTGCTTGACGAGCATTGGCTGAGAGGGCTGCAGCTCGGCTCCCGCCCAGGGAACGCACGGGCGGATATCAGTTGCATTGTCGGGCGCGAAATGAGGCCTGTAAATTGTCTGATTGAAGCGGAGGCGCCCAAGGATGGAGGCTTCGGGCGCAGCTTGACCCGCGCCGTCGAGCGGCAAAAAATCGCGATCAGCGATCCCGCTCTAATTCAGGACCATGTGTTCTATTTGAGCTTGGAGGTCGTCACGCAAACTTCCTCGATATCGCGATAAGCTTTGGATGCTCGCAGGGTGACGTAATGGCGGTCCGGTGCTAGAGGGCGCGCCAACCCCCGCCAGCTTTCCCGGACGCCGCTTCATGCCCGCCGCTCCTGACTTTCCGCCCGCCCCTGACCGGGTCAAGCCGCAACGCGCTCTGATCTCTCTGTCCGACAAGGCCGGGCTGGAGGATGCGGCCCGCACGCTGCACGATCTGGGCGTCGAACTGGTCTCGACCGGCGGGACGCGCGCGGCGATCGAGAAGCTGGGTCTGCCGGTCAAG
This genomic interval carries:
- a CDS encoding RsmB/NOP family class I SAM-dependent RNA methyltransferase — encoded protein: MATKGRPRPAPAEAAQGPSQDDIGVEARVVAGILLNAALEKRNGLDEALSQPAARALEPMDRAFARAVAMAALRRLGEIDQILDRRLKKSPPEAVRTLMRIALAQTLVLETPAFAAVSTAVKLAERDPKTRPYKNLVNAVLRGVGREGPGLTTAESNLPDWIAARWKATYGEAALAGLALAAREEPATDLSLKPGVDPAAVAAAVEGEALPGGTVRTGRRGDVAGWPGFEDGDWWVQDAAAAVPGRLLDVKSGETALDMCAAPGGKTLQLAAAGASVVALDRSAPRLKRLTQNLERTGLTTEVVAVPAEDWEDVRTFDAVLLDAPCTATGTFRRNPEVLRATKPAEVAKLADVQHRLLDAAAERVKPGGRLVYCTCSLEREEGETQIIAFLRRNPAFRTVAADPAAVGAPPEALTPEGWLRMLPSMWAEHGGLDGFFAARLERVS
- the rpe gene encoding ribulose-phosphate 3-epimerase, whose product is MAVTPLICPSILASDFARLGEEVRALEAAGADWIHVDVMDGHFVPNITLGPDIVKAIRPHTTLPFDVHLMVAPVDPWLEAFREAGADILTVHPESGPHLHRTLGRIRQLGAKAGIVFNPATPLSILEEVVDLVDLVLIMSVNPGFGGQKFIDSSLKKIAGARAILDRAGSSAHLQVDGGVTSANAAACVAAGADALVAGSFVFKGDYATNIAALKAAPAAQSFA
- a CDS encoding heparinase II/III family protein, encoding MSPLGPFAPRGQETTLDVASGQIPGLPGAPVRTPVRSGDTTAGPGLWPAIAGRLATRQLWIELYGLPGYGLTLGSPLGGGKVTAFAATPRDFRPHDPAPGRNVLAGRFMLAGASMEVESPSDPWNRPSPSRPFAVELHAFAWMPGLMAQGDRGAREALRLTLAWADAFARWSPFAWGPEILARRVVNLACGARRMGAVATEAERLKLADSLARQTRQLLRPPGGLASRAERLTAAAIGGCVLAGSPGQALRRRALSRLDGALKTTVQADGGHASRSPEAGLELLLDLLTLDDALSQLSEPTPESVSAAIARLTQGLRLLTLPDGRLASFQGGGPSTFERVAAARAHDDEAMARSDDAPAATGAVAGLTRIASPLLTIIADTAPPARDAWGAAACAQPLALEIACGKDRLVTGSGWTPASTDRQALRLTPAHSTLTLGERSLNEPLGGWKGDLLGPRLVGPPIHVTTDLRDGDGAVWLEMEHDGWNELFGLNHQRRLYLDQRLDELRAEEKLFPSPCRREMVRQIAAPYAIRFHLEPGVQASLARDRRSILLRGASGRGWWFRTDGPDVAIEPSVHIDAGLTRRSLQIVVRGSARTDSETKIRWKLSPAGASGDPI